In a single window of the Rhineura floridana isolate rRhiFlo1 chromosome 3, rRhiFlo1.hap2, whole genome shotgun sequence genome:
- the LOC133381083 gene encoding zinc finger protein 91-like: MEGYIWGVKAEGEPSEVSLEKAEEQVQEQKLRSQDGAKRQEGRQTHTGDKPYKCLVCGKTFSWSSTLSKHERIHTGDKPYKCFECGKSFTWSSNLTSHHRTHTGKKPYKCLECGKSFSECSSLTLHHRAHTGDKPYNCLECGKSFSQSGHLTSYQRTHTGDKPHICLECGKSFSWSSNLSRHERTHTGDRPYKCLVCGKTFSFSKSLSVHQRIHTGDKPYTCLECGKSFRQSHELTRHQRSHTGEKPYKCLECGKSFSVRLYLSQHERTHTGDKPYKCMECGKTFSRSSTLTLHQRTHTGGKTYKCLECGKTFSSGSGLTSHHRTHTGDKSYECVECGKTFSRSNALTLHQRTHTRDKPYKCLECGKSFSQSGSLRKHERTHTGGKPYKCMECGKTFSQSGSLHKHERTHTGGKPYKCLECGKTFSRGSGLTSHHRTHTGDKSYECMECGKTFSWSNTLTLHQRTHMRYKPYKCLECGKSFSQSGSLHKHGRTHTGDKPYKCMEYGKTFSRSSTLTLHQITYTGDKPYKCWECGKCFSKNNNLRKHERTHTGDKPYKCLECGKSFNFSGAFIQHQRTHTGDKPYECLECGKSFSQSSHLTSHQRTHTGDKPYKCLECGKSFSQSGTLSKHEKTHTGDKPYKCLECGRTFSESSYLHKHERTHTGANTHICLECGKSFSQSSHLTLHQRTHTGDKPYQCLECGKSFGRSGTLSKHEKTHTGDKPYKCLECGRTFSQRSHLTSHQRTHTGKKPYTCL; the protein is encoded by the exons ATGGAAG gatacatctggggagtcaaggctgagggagaaccatcaGAAGTATcgctggaaaaagctgaggaacAGGTGCAGGaacagaaactgaggagtcaagatggagcaaagagacaagaggggagacaaactcatacaggggacaaaccttataagtgcttggtgtgtggaaagacctttagttggagtagcacccttagtaaacatgaaagaattcatacaggggacaaaccttataaatgctttgagtgtggaaagagcttcacgtggagtagcaaccttacttcacatcacagaactcacacagggaaaaaaccttataagtgcttggagtgtggaaagagcttcagtgagtgTAGTtcacttactttgcatcacagagcTCATACAGGCGACAAACCTTATaactgcttggagtgtggaaagagtttcagtcagagtggccacctcaCTTCGTATCAAAGAacgcacacaggggacaaacctcatatatgcttggagtgtggaaagagcttcagttggagtagcAACCTTAGTAGacatgaaagaactcatacaggagacagaccttataaatgcttggtgtgtggaaagaCTTTCAGTTTCAGTAAATCCCTGAgtgtgcatcaaagaattcatacaggggacaaaccttacacatgcttggagtgtggaaagagcttccgtcagagTCATGAGCTCACTcggcatcaaagaagtcacacaggggaaaaaccttataagtgcttggagtgtggaaagagcttcagtgtgaggCTCTACCTGAGTCAacatgaaagaactcatacaggggacaaaccttataaatgcatggagtgtggaaaaacaTTCAGTCGGAgcagcacccttactttgcatcaaagaactcacacagggggcaaaacttataaatgcttggagtgtggaaagaccttcagtagtGGTAGCggtcttacttcacatcacagaactcatacaggtgaCAAATCTTATGAATGcgtggaatgtggaaagaccttcagtcggaGTAacgcccttactttgcatcaaagaactcacacaagggacaaaccttataaatgcttggagtgtggaaagagcttcagtcagagtggcagcCTTCGTAAacatgaaagaactcatacagggggcaaaccttataaatgcatggaatgtggaaagaccttcagtcagagtggcagcCTTCATAAacatgaaagaactcatacagggggcaaaccttataaatgcttggagtgtggaaagaccttcagtaggGGTAGCggtcttacttcacatcacagaactcatacaggggacaaatcatatgaatgcatggaatgtggaaagaccttcagttggagtaacacccttactttgcatcaaagaactcacatgaggtacaaaccttataaatgcttggagtgtggaaagagcttcagtcagagtggcagcCTTCATAAACAtggaagaactcatacaggggacaaaccttataaatgcatggaatatggaaagaccttcagtcggagtagcacccttactttgcatcaaataacatatacaggggacaaaccttataaatgctgggagtgtggaaagtgctttagTAAGAATAACAACCTTAGAAAacatgaaagaactcatacaggggacaaaccttataaatgcttggagtgtggaaagagcttcaatttCAGTGGTGCCTTTATTCAAcaccaaagaactcacacaggggataaaccttatgaatgcttggagtgtggaaagagcttcagtcagagtagccaccttacttctcatcaaagaactcacacaggggacaaaccttataaatgcttggagtgtggaaaaagcttcagtcaaagtggcacccttagtaaacatgaaaaaactcatacaggggacaaaccgtataaatgcttggagtgtggaaggaCCTTCAGTGAGAGTAGCTACCTTCATAAacatgaaagaactcatacaggagcCAACACCCAtatatgcttggagtgtggaaagagtttcagtcagagtagccaccttactttgcatcaaagaactcacacaggggacaaaccttatcaatgcttggagtgtggaaaaagcttcggTCGAAGTGGCACCCTTAGTAAACATGaaaaaactcatacaggggacaaaccttataaatgcttggagtgtggaaggaCCTTCAGTCAGCGTtcccaccttacttcacatcaaagaactcatacagggaaaaaaccttatacatgcttgtag